A window of Tepidisphaeraceae bacterium genomic DNA:
GTAGACGTCGATCGGTTGGCGCTTCACGTAGCCGGCATGGCTGACGCTGACGACCACCTCTTCCTTGGCAATGAGCGATTCGCGGTTGAAGTCGCTCACGCTGCCGGTGATTTCCGTACGGCGGTCGTCGCCGTACTTTTCCTTCATCTCGAAGGTGTCCTCGCGAATGAGGTCCATCAGGTAGGCCTCGTCGCCCAGGATGCGTTCGTACTCGGTGATCTCCTCGGCCACTTCCTTGTACTCGTTGACGAGCTTCTCGATCTCCAAGCCGACCAGCTGAATCAACTGCAGGCGACCGATCGCCTCGGCCTGCGCGCGGCTGGCCCGCATGGGCGGCACAATGGCGCCCGGCTCGGCGGCGAAGATTTCCGGGTGCATCAGCGTCAGCCGTTCGGGCAGCTTCTCGACCAGCTGCGAGTTGGGGCTGATGCGGAAGCCCTGCGCGATCAACTTCTCGATCGCCTCCTCGCGCGTCTTGCTGCTGCGGATCAGGCGGATGACCTCGTCGATATCGAAGATCGCAAAGATCAACCCTTCCAGGATGTGCGCCCGCTGCTGCGCCTTGCGCAACAGGAAGCGCGTGCGCCGGATGATGACGTCCTTGCGGTGGGCGATGAAGTGCTGGATCAGCTCCTTCAGCCCCATCGTGCGCGGCTGGCGGTTGACCAGCGCGATGTTGATCATGCTGACCGTGATCTGGCACGGCGTGTACTGGTATAGCTGCGCCATCACCACTTCGGGGTCGGCGTCGCGCTTCAGGTCGATCACGATGCGGACCGCGTGCTGGCGGCCGGACTCGTCGTTGATTGCGCTGATGTCGTGCAGCCGGTCGTTCTTCACGTTCTCGGCGACGCTCTCGACGATGCTCTTGCGGATGATGCCGTAGGGCAGTTCGCTGACGATCACGCTGCTGCGGCCCTTCTTGTCCGTCTCAACCTCAAGCTTGGCCCGCACCGTCATCTTGCCGCGGCCACTCGTGTAGCCGTCGATGATGCCGTCGCGGCCGCAGATGATGCCACCCGTGGGAAAGTCCGGGCCGGGCACGATCTGAAGCAGTTCGTCGAGGCCGACGTCGGGCTGGTCGATCACCTTCACGATGGCGTCGCAGATCTCGCGCAAATTGTGCGGCACAAGGTTGCACGCCATGCCGACGGCGATGCCCGTGCTGCCGTTCACCAGTAGGTTGGGGAACTTGCTCGGCAGGACGGTCGGCTCCATCAACCGTTCGTCGTAGTTGGGCTGGAAGCTGACGGTGTCGTATTCCAGGTCGGCCAGCAGTTCGGCCTCGACGGGGCTCGGTCGGGCCTCGGTGTAACGCATGGCGGCCGGTGGGTCACCGTCGGTGCTGCCGAAGTTGCCTTGGCCGTTGATCAGCGGGTAGCGCAGCGACCAGCTCTGCGCCAGGCGGACCAGCGTCGGGTAGACGATCGACTCGCCGTGCGGGTGGTAGTCACCGGACGTGTTACCCGCGATCTTCGCGCACTTCAGGTGCTTGCTGCGCGGCCCGAGGTTCAGGTCGCGCATCGCGACGAGGATGCGCCGCTGCGACGGCTTGAGGCCATCGCGGACGTCCGGTAACGCACGATCCATGATCGTGCTCATCGCGTACGTCATGTAGCTGTCCTGCAGTTCCTGTTCGATCTGCAGGTCTTCGATCCGGTCCATCGGAACGTCGGCGGGTGGAGTGGTTTCAGCCATAGCAATCTTATCTTTAACTTGCTCTACGGGACGTCTGACTTTGCAGAGAATGATCCCCTTGCAGGACGGGGAGCAGCCCGTCGAACGACCTTCAAATTATACGCCGAAGCCCATGAAAAATCGATGCAAAGCGCCCCGCTCAGCAGGCGTGTTTTCGTTTCCCCGTCCTCTCCGAATCCGCTTGACAATGACGTGATGCGAGCGGTCAGGTCCGGTAACCGAGAGCGCGAAGCGAAAACCCCGTAACGGGTATTGGCAGTTAGTGGGATAATGGTGATCACGCGGGCCGTGCCTAGCGCGGCACCTGTCACAAGTGCCGTGATTTCCATCGCGTACGAATTTTCGACGTTGTGCTGCTGAGTCCGCGGAGTATCTTTGCCCTATCTTAACGGAAAGCCAACGTGCAACACATCAACTCCACAGCTGTAACCTCGCCCCTCGATCAGACGCATCATGCTTCGCCTCGAGTGGCTTCGGCGGGATCGACCGCCTTCCCAATATCCGCCAGGAGCCTCCTTTTCACGTTGATGTCGGCGTACCTGGCGCTGCTCGCGCTGCACCTGATCGTCGTCGTCTGCTACCAGATGGGGCTCGACAGTGATCGGCTGCCTCGCCTGTACAGCCGCTTCTTCTTCGACCAGGAAGCGAACATTCCGACGTACTTCTCCAGCGTTATCCTGCTTATGGCCGGCGCGCTGCTGGCGTTGATCGCGTCCATGAAAAAGTTGATCGGCGACCGCTGGACGATGCATTGGAAGATTCTGGCGGTCGGGTTCGTGTTGATGTCGGTCGACGAATCGGCCGTCCTGCACGAAATGTTCAACAAGCCGCTGGCCAAGCTTGGCAGCTTCAGTGGCTACCTGGCCTTCGGCTGGGTGCTGATGGGAATGGCGATCGCGTTGCTGCTGGCGGTGACTTACTCGCGATTTCTATGGGCCCTGCCCGCCGCCGTGCGCCGCGGGTTCGTCATGTCGGCCGTCATCTTCCTGGGTGGCGCACTGGGCACCGAAATGGTCGGCGCGCGATTGGCCATCGATCCAGAGGTCGGCACTGCCAGCCTGGCCTACATGATGCTGGTGACGATCGAGGAATCGATGGAGATGCTCGGCATCATCCTGTTCATCTCGGTGTTGGTGAACTACCTCAAATCGCAGTCCACCAAACTAGCGCTCACCGATTAGCCCCCCGCCCCGCCGTCAACTGCCTTTCAGCAATCGCTGCCGGGCCGCGGTTGCTGAAAGGCCCCGAACGAGCACGTGCTTTCGCGCCGACGCCTTTCCACTGACGATCTCCAGCGACCGCGCCGGCATGTCCAGCGTCTCGGCCAAAAGCGCCAGCACCGCTGCGTTGGCCTGCCCGCCGCTCGGTGGTTTAGCGACCGCGACCTTCAGCGAGCCGTCGGCCATCGCACCCACGATGCGCGACCGCGACGCGCCGGGGACCACCTTCAACGCGATCTGACATCCCTGGGGATGCTCGCGCGCAAAGCCCTGTTCGGCCGCTCCAACATTCATGCACGGCAGCTTACCTGAGTTGATCGAAAGGGTGCCCGCGCGTGGCATGA
This region includes:
- the gyrA gene encoding DNA gyrase subunit A codes for the protein MAETTPPADVPMDRIEDLQIEQELQDSYMTYAMSTIMDRALPDVRDGLKPSQRRILVAMRDLNLGPRSKHLKCAKIAGNTSGDYHPHGESIVYPTLVRLAQSWSLRYPLINGQGNFGSTDGDPPAAMRYTEARPSPVEAELLADLEYDTVSFQPNYDERLMEPTVLPSKFPNLLVNGSTGIAVGMACNLVPHNLREICDAIVKVIDQPDVGLDELLQIVPGPDFPTGGIICGRDGIIDGYTSGRGKMTVRAKLEVETDKKGRSSVIVSELPYGIIRKSIVESVAENVKNDRLHDISAINDESGRQHAVRIVIDLKRDADPEVVMAQLYQYTPCQITVSMINIALVNRQPRTMGLKELIQHFIAHRKDVIIRRTRFLLRKAQQRAHILEGLIFAIFDIDEVIRLIRSSKTREEAIEKLIAQGFRISPNSQLVEKLPERLTLMHPEIFAAEPGAIVPPMRASRAQAEAIGRLQLIQLVGLEIEKLVNEYKEVAEEITEYERILGDEAYLMDLIREDTFEMKEKYGDDRRTEITGSVSDFNRESLIAKEEVVVSVSHAGYVKRQPIDVYSAQGRGGRGIKGTESKEGDFVEHLFVANTHDYLLFFTNQGRVYERRVYDIPEMSRTSQGRSVANLLSFQPGEKIASVLAIEDFDKTEQFLMFATAKGTVKKTALSAYSNIRTNGIIAIGLEEGDTLIDVACTSGTDHVILGTKSGLAIRFEEADVRATGRPASGVTGARFKRENDEVVAMLVVPEGDNGCCHVLTACLNGYGKRTPLTDYPVKGRGTRGVISIDANDRNGEVVGMKLVNDTDEVMFITEKGILMRTRINEIRETGRNAAGVRLIRVDEGDTLVAMAKIDAEDVVAPPTEGVEGDAVPLAIDGTPTPGADISPEATDVTPEPPAATDGAAEDEAE
- a CDS encoding DUF167 domain-containing protein produces the protein MNVGAAEQGFAREHPQGCQIALKVVPGASRSRIVGAMADGSLKVAVAKPPSGGQANAAVLALLAETLDMPARSLEIVSGKASARKHVLVRGLSATAARQRLLKGS